The DNA region AGAAAAAGCAAAAGCTGCAAATCGACTCGATCTTGCGCAACCAGCACAAGAGCGCGAAGCCGCACTATTACGCGAAGGTAATCAGCGTTGGGGTCACATGCAGGGTTTAAAAGAACGCATCACCCAAGCAAAAGAATTACTCCGCCAAATTCAACAACGACGTCAAGAAGTTCAAACTAAAGCCACAGAAGCACAAACGAACCGTGCTAACTATCAAACGCAGCAACTTTGGGAAACAGACGGTTGGAATCGTCGGGCACGATCGCAGGGTGCAGACGATCTCGAAGCAACGTTTCAACGATGGGAAACCCAAGAGGAGCTAGACCAGTTAAAGCGGAATATGGGAAGATAATTTGGTGTCCATGACACGATTAAACTACAGTATAGCTCTCGTTGCTAACAGGTAATTGAGATTTTTACCATGTCCTATATTCCTCACTCCAAATATATAGCGGATGATTCAATTATTTGCTTAACTTGAGGCTCAGCGAATCGAGCGCCAAGAATTTTATACAGCAACAAGCAACAAAGAGCTATAAAATTATTTATTACCAATTTTTCTAAATCTATTAGAATCTCAGGAACATAACCTTAGCCTAAGAGACAAAGGCTTTAGCTTGTATATTTAACAGGGCGAACGATGGGACTCGAACCCACGAATGGAGGAACCACAATCCTCTGCCTTAACCACTTGGCTACGCTCGCCATTGCATTATTGATTATACCACTTTTTATTTGTAGCTTGGTTGCTCAAACAAAAAATATGAAAAATTTGCCTATTATTACCTACGTCGGAGTTGCAGCCCTCGCAGGGATAGGAATCACCATGGCTGTGACTAACCCAAGCTTGCCAGCCTACGAAGCTTATGCAGTACAGCGGCTGACAGAATATCTCAAAAGTGACGTTTGTCCGCAAGTACCAGAGGTTTTTGGTGATTTCTTACAGCGCAATTGCTCTAAAATTGTTGATTCGAGCCAAGCACAGATGCGGTTGATTATTACCCAAGCAACACAGCAGCAAAATTTTATTTTATTTAGTATTTACCGGACAAATCTATCGGTGAATCCTTTACTGCCGTCTTATCAATTTGAAACTGTGGGAGTTTTCCATAATTTTTACACTTATAGCGCCGAACGTCAGTAAACTTAGCCGAGAACGCGAATGAATTCTAATGGTAATCCATCCGCATCGGCAATAAAGGCGACTTCGTAACAGCGATCGCCAATTTGTTGTTGAGTCGGTTCGAGAAGTACTTTCAAAGCTTGGTATTGTTCGGGTTGCGACTGCTGGGCTTGGGCAAAGCGCTGTTGTAACGCAGTTAACCAACTGGGGAGATCGCTAGTGACAGTACTTAGATCAAACGATAAGTGATAGTACCCGACATAATGCTCGTCGTTGAAAGCATCTGGTGCGGGGCGGGGTTGGGGAATTTGAATCAGTTCAATTCTGCCGTTGAGTCCTTCCATCCAGCAAGCTAAGGTATAGCCTGTGGTAAAGCGATCACACACGGTAAACCCTAAAAGTTCGTAAAAGGCAATCGCGCGATGAATATCAGCAGTGCGAATTGAAGCGTGATGCATGGAAGTAACGCAGGTGTCTCACCCGCGTGCTATTCAAACAATCGGAAATAAGGATAGCGTACAGGGACACCAGGCTCTTTCTCTAAGTCAAAATTGATCACTTCCCAACATGGTTCCTCTTGAGGATCGGGGCTAAATTCTACGGGTAAACCGTAGAGTCTTGGTTTAGAAGCTTCTGATTGTCCTCGCCAGGGTGTACTTCGCTCTAAATAGCCACTAATGAGTTCTTGATAGCGACGGGCTATGATCACGCGAGTTGCGCGATATCCTTGCGTGTACAGGCGATCGAGCGCCTCGTGAATTTCAAAGCGAATGCCATCAGGATGGGTGTGCTGTCGATACCACTCGCTATTCCAACGTCGCCAGTGACGCCCTGATTGGAGGTGAATAAGTTCGCCCGTTTTGGGATCAGCTTCAAACGCGCCGTGACGCGGACACAAATACGTATCAGTCAAAGTCAGTGCCGGAATCGTCTGGCGACAGTGAGGACACTGAATTTCGGGACCAAAAATTGGGTATTGTAAGCCTGGGTTAATCATGTAGAGCAAAGCAGCATAAGTCTCTGTACACCAGCGCCAGTAGTTTTATTTTGACATTGCTCTAAAAAGCTGTCATACTTTTTTGCTTGCATTGTCTTTCTATCAGTTTTTACATCATGATATGCTCATAAAACAACCAAGTTTTGATTCTTTTATCCACGTTCGCGGATAAATTTTGGTTGAACTGTGAGAATAATATCTATTCTACTGTGTCTGTTATATCCTACTGGAGCGATCCTGACCTTTCTACGGCGGCTTTTGTTGCTGCCAATGCTACCGTTGTCGGTAAAGTGACACTTGGCGCTGGGGTAAGCGTTTGGTATAACGCTGTCATTCGCGGTGATGTTGAGCGGATTGAAATTGGCGAGTATACAAATATTCAGGATGGCGCGATTCTGCATGGCGATCCTGGCAAGCCCACGATTTTAGAAGATTACGTAACTGTAGGACATCGAGCAGTTGTGCATTCAGCGTATATTGAACGCGGTAGCTTGATCGGAATAGGCGCAGTCATCTTGGATGGAGTTAGGGTGGGCGCAGGGAGTATTATTGGTGCTGGTGCTGTTGTGACTAAAGATGTTCCGCCGCGATCGCTCGTTGTTGGAGTTCCTGGCAAATGCATTCGTGAAGTTTCTGAAACTGAAGCCGCCGATTTAATCGCTCACGCTCATCACTACCAAAAGTTAGCGCTCGTTCATGCAGGTAAAGGCACTGATTTAGGATTCTTGCCGTAGAAAGTGTTTTTTATGCATAAAAATGCTTTATGCACAATGCGTTTACAACAATCTTTACACAAAGAACTTACTCGCTAAGATAACAGTGCGGGGATCTAGAAATTTTACCAATTTCGGCTAACAATAAAAGATGAGAAAATTTAAAAATCTTTAATTTCTACTTTCAAGAGGTAAAGATATGGACATCGATATGCGTGTTGCTTTTGTGTTACTTCCTGTAATTGCCGCAGCCAGTTGGGCAGTCTTCAATATTGCGCCTGCTGCTATCAAGCAAATTCAAGCTTTTTTGAACAAAGAAGCTTAGGTAACTGGGGATAAAGACAAGGGAAGCGTAGAAAGATGGTTTGTTGATGATTCTACTTTTGTTAACCAATCGTTTCTCGCTCCCTCCCTCATAAATCTGATAGGTTCTGTTCAAAGTTTTTTTTAGCTCCCTAAATCCTCCAAATTTGGGAGACTTTGAACGGCTCAGTTCCCCTACCAACTGGGGATAGAGTGTCATGAAGGGGTGGCATCGCACTGATGTAGGCTAAGGGCGGTTCACCAGAGGCTGAGTTAGATTCCACACTTGTCGTAGATACCGTAGCTTCGATTATGAAGTGACTAATCTCCTGCGTAGCTTTTCCGATCTGCGCTTAGCTGTGGAATTGTTAGGTTCAAATTCTAGCGCTTGCTCATAGGTTTGTAGTGCTTGAGCCGTTAAACTTTTGCGTTCGTAAGCATGACCTAAATTGTTGAGTGCGGTAATGTATTGAGGTTGATGTTTGATAGCTTCTTTGTAGTTACGAATTGCTAAATCATACTGCTCTTGAGCAAAGTAAGCATAACCTAACCCGTTATATATGGGAGCAATATTGTCTTCTGCTTCTTGTTCGGCTGCTTTGAGTGCTTTTTGAAACAGCGAGATTGCTTGAGCGTAAACTTTCTTGTCTAAATAAATGCTTGCCAACTCATAATATTCTTGCGTTGTTCCCTTTTCCTTATTGAGCTTTTTTTGGAGCCGCGAGAGCGCATTTTCAATTTTGCGGGTTTTAAAGATCTGACGGAAAATCGTGAAGCCAGCTGCTGACAATAACACGAGTAAGATAGCCAGATAAACAATAGCTAAAGTGTTATCCATTGTCTGTAAATACAGATATTAAACGTTTTTGTTCTGTCTTTATTATTAGAGAGAAGGTGACTAGGAGCTAGTGGTAAACACTAAGAGTTCCTACTTTTACTTTGTTCTTTGATTTTCTGATTAATTGGTAATCCCCAATAGCTGGCGCGTTGTTGTAACCACCCTTGAGCGAAGTAACGCGCAATCGCAGCGTTTACCTGTTGTCGCAAAGCATTATATTGCAAGCCTTTGGGCATTGCGATCGCCAGTGGTTCTGTAGAGAGTAGTGTTGGTAAAAGACGATATTGTGGATAATCTTGTATCCAGCCGCTCAAAACACTAGCATCAGCGGCGAATGCATCGGCGGTATTAGCTTCTAAAAGTGAGTGGGCTTGTCTATAAGAGTCAACACCGACTAATTGTGCAGAAGGCATTAAATAACGAATCGTAGGAATCGTACTTGAACCGTTTAAAACGAGTATTTTGCGACTCGCAAAATC from Chroogloeocystis siderophila 5.2 s.c.1 includes:
- a CDS encoding TIGR04376 family protein, whose translation is MVGLFDDFNRFLENRLEEFLRNNPHLEFEALLEQLREQEEDTLKLIADLQLQEKRAQDEILATAQEIQRWHVRVEKAKAANRLDLAQPAQEREAALLREGNQRWGHMQGLKERITQAKELLRQIQQRRQEVQTKATEAQTNRANYQTQQLWETDGWNRRARSQGADDLEATFQRWETQEELDQLKRNMGR
- a CDS encoding DUF4359 domain-containing protein encodes the protein MKNLPIITYVGVAALAGIGITMAVTNPSLPAYEAYAVQRLTEYLKSDVCPQVPEVFGDFLQRNCSKIVDSSQAQMRLIITQATQQQNFILFSIYRTNLSVNPLLPSYQFETVGVFHNFYTYSAERQ
- a CDS encoding VOC family protein, coding for MHHASIRTADIHRAIAFYELLGFTVCDRFTTGYTLACWMEGLNGRIELIQIPQPRPAPDAFNDEHYVGYYHLSFDLSTVTSDLPSWLTALQQRFAQAQQSQPEQYQALKVLLEPTQQQIGDRCYEVAFIADADGLPLEFIRVLG
- a CDS encoding TIGR02652 family protein is translated as MINPGLQYPIFGPEIQCPHCRQTIPALTLTDTYLCPRHGAFEADPKTGELIHLQSGRHWRRWNSEWYRQHTHPDGIRFEIHEALDRLYTQGYRATRVIIARRYQELISGYLERSTPWRGQSEASKPRLYGLPVEFSPDPQEEPCWEVINFDLEKEPGVPVRYPYFRLFE
- a CDS encoding gamma carbonic anhydrase family protein, producing the protein MSVISYWSDPDLSTAAFVAANATVVGKVTLGAGVSVWYNAVIRGDVERIEIGEYTNIQDGAILHGDPGKPTILEDYVTVGHRAVVHSAYIERGSLIGIGAVILDGVRVGAGSIIGAGAVVTKDVPPRSLVVGVPGKCIREVSETEAADLIAHAHHYQKLALVHAGKGTDLGFLP
- a CDS encoding photosystem II protein Y — protein: MDMRVAFVLLPVIAAASWAVFNIAPAAIKQIQAFLNKEA
- a CDS encoding tetratricopeptide repeat protein; the protein is MDNTLAIVYLAILLVLLSAAGFTIFRQIFKTRKIENALSRLQKKLNKEKGTTQEYYELASIYLDKKVYAQAISLFQKALKAAEQEAEDNIAPIYNGLGYAYFAQEQYDLAIRNYKEAIKHQPQYITALNNLGHAYERKSLTAQALQTYEQALEFEPNNSTAKRRSEKLRRRLVTS